The proteins below are encoded in one region of Puntigrus tetrazona isolate hp1 chromosome 5, ASM1883169v1, whole genome shotgun sequence:
- the golga3 gene encoding golgin subfamily A member 3 isoform X2 — protein MENGNNETTSVEANPEQPDAQHGKDPGSNTVESLKPEISLVMEKIPNGHVKAELLPNGEAVVECQESPGGSTPPLAAPSPGSRLPDSPLSAEPDPASKEPSVEMENEEKIRQEARRRLEEQLKQYRVQRHTERTRRSTPKSRPFSTLDPELMLHPEGLPRASTVAMTKEYSFLRTSVPRGPKLGSLGIPSSKEKKSKSSRSNKIHSLADYRTPESDAKSTDAPGGLVSASADSSFSSLHSTISSVSTVSEISVNSETNAHESSQLIRDNVSEVDGSESGFRADGNDSDSSSYSSVSTTGTYNMLAAIVNRPKAPYTVEGREIAPEAMGHFPSLQQVLQAASEERHMEELEQEREGSVEPRSRRDSFSSSVSYGSSVMGTHDEMLQVLKEKMRLEGQLESLSSEANQALKEKTELQAQLATVSAQLQAQVKQTQASQEKQSTLTSEVTTLRSSCSALEKAMVDLQANLEGKNASLSSLGNDLQLAEEQYQRLMVKVEEMQQSLNTKDNTVSELRQQMGGLQAQLQRVQSERNALQSRLKTSQAEVDSLQQLRLWYQQQLTVAQEARVRLQGEMANMQAGQMTQIGVLENLKMENVTLSHKLTETKHQSIKEKERIAVQLQSIEVDMLTQEAAIHQIQEAKSMVEEDLQRKLEEFEEEREHLLKLANTATTLERELDQVKLILSQKDAQLESLQREHLELMKQLTITQETLQTKEQALNQLEARYQELQAQLEELQNDATAKEETMQYLQNEKIVLEVALQAARADKSELDEGAERLGEEVLVASDTLDQLRQEVQVKSTQIEALQQENGNLKKQAQKLKEQFMQQKVMVEAYRRDASSKDQLISELKASKKRLVAEVKDLKQELLKMEGEKKSAEQEQARLQKEVERVQQQMNGLEAHLQSVQTERDQLDSQLQSLQFDQNQLAAVTEENENLRKRIEQMQDEARKAISEQKVKMKRIGTDLTSAQKEMKAKHKAYENAVGILSRRLQEALTAKETAEAELDKLRAQVSEGGNSQELQAKLESLQGELKAVSQSKAMLEKELQEVITLTSTELEEYQEKVLELEDELQESRNFKKRIRRLEDANKKLALELEHEKGKLSGLGKSHSALREHANILEAALAKREADLVQLNLQVQAVLKRKEEEDQQMRQLVQTLQAALEKEKIKVKDLTEQVAEAKLEAAHNRRHYRAAMLELGEIKKDLQSKEELIKTLQKEAKTLAAQDEKHSEEVSHFQEELADAHSQLQILQKQLDDELSKQPLTNQEVEDLKWEVEQRQRDIETQKQQLDMVEQCHQREMDTLQDTLQRIKVELEMVQEELNGTRKDKFKLQAKVGELRNSMKTVLQQNNQLKQDLKNGKLRKRMEVKGESTPVTPVKIPDCPVPASLLDELLKPSASVNKEPLNNLHNCLKQLKQEMDSLQKQMEEHTVTVTSLASAEEELQKLGLHDGGSNGSPDKEESDEMQPS, from the exons atggaaaatggaaataatGAAACCACCTCAGTGGAGGCCAACCCTGAGCAGCCGGACGCACAACATGGCAAAGACCCAGGAAGCAATACTGTAGAGTCTCTGAAGCCGGAGATATCCCTCGTAATGGAGAAAATCCCTAACG GCCATGTCAAAGCAGAGCTGTTGCCAAACGGAGAGGCCGTGGTGGAGTGTCAGGAAAGTCCCGGAGGCAGCACCCCACCTCTGGCAGCTCCATCCCCGGGCAGCCGCCTTCCCGATTCCCCTCTGAGCGCAGAGCCGGATCCAG CATCAAAAGAGCCATCGGTGGAGAtggaaaatgaagaaaaaatccGCCAGGAAGCTCGTCGGCGTCTGGAGGAACAGCTCAAACAATACAGAGTACAGCGGCACACCGAGAGA ACCCGGCGTTCCACTCCTAAGAGCCGCCCATTCAGCACTTTGGACCCGGAGCTCATGCTCCACCCCGAGGGTCTCCCACGGGCCAGTACTGTCGCCATGACTAAAGAATACTCTTTCCTGCGCACCAGCGTTCCTCGCGGTCCCAAACTGGGAAGCCTGGGGATCCCTTCAAGCAAGGAGAAGAAATCCAAATCATCTCGCTCCAACAAGATCCACTCTCTGGCCGACTACAGAACTCCTGAATCTGACGCTAAAAGCACAGATGCGCCGGGCGGGCTAGTTTCGGCGTCGGCCGACTCGTCGTTTAGCTCTCTCCACTCCACCATCAGCTCGGTCTCCACAGTTTCGGAAATCAGCGTCAATTCCGAGACCAACGCTCACGAATCATCTCAGCTAATCAGAGACAACGTCTCTGAGGTGGATGGAAGCGAATCGGGTTTCAGAGCTGATGGTAATGACAGCGATAGCTCGTCTTATAGTAGCGTGTCTACTACAGGGACATATAATATGTTAGCTGCAATAGTGAACCGGCCAAAGGCTCCATATACTGTCGAAGGGAGGGAGATTGCTCCGGAAGCCATGGGCCACTTTCCATCACTGCAGCAAGTCCTGCAGGCAGCCTCTGAAGAGAGGCACATGGAAGAGCTGGAGCAGGAAAGAGAGGGCAGCGTGGAGCCTCGCAGTCGCAGGGACAGCTTCTCCAGCAG TGTGTCGTATGGGAGCTCTGTGATGGGGACTCATGATGAGATGCTGCAAGtgctgaaagagaaaatgaggTTAGAAGGACAACTGGAGTCTCTTTCCTCCGAGGCCAATCAG GCTCTGAAGGAAAAGACAGAGCTCCAGGCCCAGCTGGCTACAGTAAGCGCCCAGTTGCAGGCCCAGGTGAAGCAGACCCAGGCCAGTCAGGAGAAGCAGAGCACCCTCACCTCCGAAGTCACCACACTACGCTCCAGCTGCTCTGCTCTGGAGAAGGCCATGGTGGATCTCCAGGCCAATCTGGAGGGGAAGAATGCCAGTCTGTCCTCATTGGGCAATGACCTGCAGCTGGCTGAAGAGCAGTACCAGAGGCTCATGGTCAAAGTTGAGGAGATGCAGCAGAGCCTGAATACCAAGGACAACACAG TCTCTGAGCTGCGGCAGCAGATGGGAGGCCTACAAGCACAGCTTCAGCGGGTCCAGAGCGAGAGGAACGCTCTGCAGAGCAGACTGAAGACCTCACAGGCAGAGGTGGACTCTCTACAGCAGCTCCGCCTCTGGTACCAGCAGCAACTGACTGTGGCACAGGAGGCACGAGTGCGACTGCAGGGAGAGATGGCAAACATGCAG GCGGGTCAGATGACTCAGATCGGCGTGTTGGAAAATCTAAAGATGGAGAACGTTACTCTGTCTCATAAACTCACGGAGACGaaacatcaatcaatcaaagaGAAGGAACGGATTGCTGTGCAGCTACAGAGTATAGAG GTAGACATGTTGACTCAAGAAGCAGCCATCCATCAAATTCAGGAGGCAAAGTCAATGGTAGAGGAAGATCTTCAGCGCAAGCTAGAAGAGTTTGAAGAGGAGCGAGAGCATCTGCTCAAACTTGCCAACACGGCAACAACACTGGAGCGAGAGCTCGATCAG GTCAAACTCATTCTCTCCCAAAAAGATGCCCAGCTTGAATCGCTTCAGCGCGAGCACCTAGAGCTGATGAAGCAGCTCACCATTACTCAGGAGACCCTCCAAACCAAAGAACAGGCCCTTAATCAGCTGGAGGCACGTTACCAGGAGCTTCAGGCCCAGCTGGAGGAGCTGCAAAACGATGCCACAGCTAAAGAGGAAACCATGCAGTATCTCCAAAATGAGAAAATAGTACTGGAAGTTGCTCTGCAGGCGGCACGGGCTGATAAGAGCGAACTGGATGAAGGAGCGGAAAGGCTTGGGGAGGAAGTGCTGGTGGCGTCCGACACTCTTGACCAGCTTAGGCAGGAAGTGCAGGTTAAATCAACCCAG ATTGAAGCTCTCCAGCAAGAGAATGGCAACCTCAAAAAACAAGCACAGAAACTAAAAGAGCAGTTCATGCAGCAGAAG GTAATGGTTGAAGCTTACAGGAGAGATGCCAGCTCCAAAGACCAGTTGATCTCGGAGTTGAAGGCTTCTAAAAAGCGACTGGTGGCGGAGGTGAAGGACCTGAAGCAGGAGCTGTTAAAAATGGAGGGAGAAAAGAAGAGCGCAGAACAGGAACAGGCTCGCCTGCAGAAGGAGGTGGAGAGAGTCCAGCAGCAAATGAACGGTCTGGAAGCCCATTTACAATCtgtacagacagagagagaccaACTTGACTCTCAGCTGCAG TCCCTTCAGTTTGACCAGAACCAGCTGGCGGCTGTGACCGAGGAGAATGAAAATCTGAGAAAGAGGATCGAACAAATGCAGGATGAAGCCAGAAA GGCTATCTCGGAGCAGAAGGTGAAGATGAAGCGTATAGGCACAGATTTGACCAGTGCACAGAAGGAGATGAAGGCCAAGCATAAGGCCTATGAGAACGCAGTTGGCATTCTGAGCCGCAGGCTGCAGGAAGCCCTCACCGCCAAAGAGACAGCTGAAGCTGAACTTGACAAACTCAGAGCCCAGGTTTCAGAGGGTGGAAACAGCCAAGAACTTCAG GCCAAGCTAGAGTCCCTGCAGGGAGAACTGAAGGCAGTGAGCCAGAGTAAAGCCATGCTGGAGAAAGAGCTACAGGAGGTCATCACCCTCACTAGCACGGAGCTGGAGGAATATCAGGAGAAAGTGCTGGAACTGGAAGACGAG CTTCAGGAGTCAAGAAATTTTAAGAAGAGAATTCGTCGCCTGGAGGATGCCAATAAAAAGCTCGCACTTGAGCTAGAGCATGAGAAAGGGAAGCTCTCTGGGCTTGGGAAATCCCACAGTGCATTGCGGGAACATGCCAATATTCTTGAGGCTGCATTGGCAAAGAGAGAAGCAGATCTGGTCCAGCTCAACTTACAG GTTCAGGCAGTGTTAAAGCGTAAAGAAGAAGAGGACCAGCAGATGAGGCAGTTGGTGCAGACGCTTCAGGCTGCtctggagaaagagaaaataaaagtcaaGGATCTGACGGAGCAG GTGGCGGAGGCCAAGCTGGAGGCAGCCCATAACCGCAGGCATTACAGAGCGGCCATGCTGGAACTCGGCGAGATCAAGAAAGACCTGCAGTCCAAAGAAGAGCTCATCAAAACCCTGCAGAAAGAGGCTAAAACACTTGC GGCTCAAGATGAGAAGCACTCCGAAGAGGTTTCTCATTTCCAGGAGGAATTAGCCGATGCTCACTCTCAACTCCAGATCCTTCAAAAACAGCTTGACGATGAGCTCAGCAAACAGCCTCTCACTAACCAAGAG GTGGAGGATCTGAAGTGGGAGGTGGAGCAGAGGCAGCGGGACATCGAGACACAGAAACAGCAGCTGGACATGGTGGAACAGTGTCACCAGAGAGAGATGGACACCCTGCAGGACACTCTACAG AGGATAAAGGTGGAGCTGGAGATGGTTCAGGAAGAGCTCAATGGCACGCGGAAGGATAAATTCAAGCTGCAG
- the golga3 gene encoding golgin subfamily A member 3 isoform X1 — protein MENGNNETTSVEANPEQPDAQHGKDPGSNTVESLKPEISLVMEKIPNGHVKAELLPNGEAVVECQESPGGSTPPLAAPSPGSRLPDSPLSAEPDPGVASFPDSLEKSEAALAEGSIHKGDALQSLRLSIPMQETELSSKEPSVEMENEEKIRQEARRRLEEQLKQYRVQRHTERTRRSTPKSRPFSTLDPELMLHPEGLPRASTVAMTKEYSFLRTSVPRGPKLGSLGIPSSKEKKSKSSRSNKIHSLADYRTPESDAKSTDAPGGLVSASADSSFSSLHSTISSVSTVSEISVNSETNAHESSQLIRDNVSEVDGSESGFRADGNDSDSSSYSSVSTTGTYNMLAAIVNRPKAPYTVEGREIAPEAMGHFPSLQQVLQAASEERHMEELEQEREGSVEPRSRRDSFSSSVSYGSSVMGTHDEMLQVLKEKMRLEGQLESLSSEANQALKEKTELQAQLATVSAQLQAQVKQTQASQEKQSTLTSEVTTLRSSCSALEKAMVDLQANLEGKNASLSSLGNDLQLAEEQYQRLMVKVEEMQQSLNTKDNTVSELRQQMGGLQAQLQRVQSERNALQSRLKTSQAEVDSLQQLRLWYQQQLTVAQEARVRLQGEMANMQAGQMTQIGVLENLKMENVTLSHKLTETKHQSIKEKERIAVQLQSIEVDMLTQEAAIHQIQEAKSMVEEDLQRKLEEFEEEREHLLKLANTATTLERELDQVKLILSQKDAQLESLQREHLELMKQLTITQETLQTKEQALNQLEARYQELQAQLEELQNDATAKEETMQYLQNEKIVLEVALQAARADKSELDEGAERLGEEVLVASDTLDQLRQEVQVKSTQIEALQQENGNLKKQAQKLKEQFMQQKVMVEAYRRDASSKDQLISELKASKKRLVAEVKDLKQELLKMEGEKKSAEQEQARLQKEVERVQQQMNGLEAHLQSVQTERDQLDSQLQSLQFDQNQLAAVTEENENLRKRIEQMQDEARKAISEQKVKMKRIGTDLTSAQKEMKAKHKAYENAVGILSRRLQEALTAKETAEAELDKLRAQVSEGGNSQELQAKLESLQGELKAVSQSKAMLEKELQEVITLTSTELEEYQEKVLELEDELQESRNFKKRIRRLEDANKKLALELEHEKGKLSGLGKSHSALREHANILEAALAKREADLVQLNLQVQAVLKRKEEEDQQMRQLVQTLQAALEKEKIKVKDLTEQVAEAKLEAAHNRRHYRAAMLELGEIKKDLQSKEELIKTLQKEAKTLAAQDEKHSEEVSHFQEELADAHSQLQILQKQLDDELSKQPLTNQEVEDLKWEVEQRQRDIETQKQQLDMVEQCHQREMDTLQDTLQRIKVELEMVQEELNGTRKDKFKLQAKVGELRNSMKTVLQQNNQLKQDLKNGKLRKRMEVKGESTPVTPVKIPDCPVPASLLDELLKPSASVNKEPLNNLHNCLKQLKQEMDSLQKQMEEHTVTVTSLASAEEELQKLGLHDGGSNGSPDKEESDEMQPS, from the exons atggaaaatggaaataatGAAACCACCTCAGTGGAGGCCAACCCTGAGCAGCCGGACGCACAACATGGCAAAGACCCAGGAAGCAATACTGTAGAGTCTCTGAAGCCGGAGATATCCCTCGTAATGGAGAAAATCCCTAACG GCCATGTCAAAGCAGAGCTGTTGCCAAACGGAGAGGCCGTGGTGGAGTGTCAGGAAAGTCCCGGAGGCAGCACCCCACCTCTGGCAGCTCCATCCCCGGGCAGCCGCCTTCCCGATTCCCCTCTGAGCGCAGAGCCGGATCCAGGTGTGGCCTCTTTCCCTGACAGCCTAGAGAAGTCTGAGGCAGCTCTTGCAGAGGGCTCTATTCACAAGGGTGACGCATTGCAATCGCTCAGACTAAGTATTCCTATGCAGGAGACTGAATTGT CATCAAAAGAGCCATCGGTGGAGAtggaaaatgaagaaaaaatccGCCAGGAAGCTCGTCGGCGTCTGGAGGAACAGCTCAAACAATACAGAGTACAGCGGCACACCGAGAGA ACCCGGCGTTCCACTCCTAAGAGCCGCCCATTCAGCACTTTGGACCCGGAGCTCATGCTCCACCCCGAGGGTCTCCCACGGGCCAGTACTGTCGCCATGACTAAAGAATACTCTTTCCTGCGCACCAGCGTTCCTCGCGGTCCCAAACTGGGAAGCCTGGGGATCCCTTCAAGCAAGGAGAAGAAATCCAAATCATCTCGCTCCAACAAGATCCACTCTCTGGCCGACTACAGAACTCCTGAATCTGACGCTAAAAGCACAGATGCGCCGGGCGGGCTAGTTTCGGCGTCGGCCGACTCGTCGTTTAGCTCTCTCCACTCCACCATCAGCTCGGTCTCCACAGTTTCGGAAATCAGCGTCAATTCCGAGACCAACGCTCACGAATCATCTCAGCTAATCAGAGACAACGTCTCTGAGGTGGATGGAAGCGAATCGGGTTTCAGAGCTGATGGTAATGACAGCGATAGCTCGTCTTATAGTAGCGTGTCTACTACAGGGACATATAATATGTTAGCTGCAATAGTGAACCGGCCAAAGGCTCCATATACTGTCGAAGGGAGGGAGATTGCTCCGGAAGCCATGGGCCACTTTCCATCACTGCAGCAAGTCCTGCAGGCAGCCTCTGAAGAGAGGCACATGGAAGAGCTGGAGCAGGAAAGAGAGGGCAGCGTGGAGCCTCGCAGTCGCAGGGACAGCTTCTCCAGCAG TGTGTCGTATGGGAGCTCTGTGATGGGGACTCATGATGAGATGCTGCAAGtgctgaaagagaaaatgaggTTAGAAGGACAACTGGAGTCTCTTTCCTCCGAGGCCAATCAG GCTCTGAAGGAAAAGACAGAGCTCCAGGCCCAGCTGGCTACAGTAAGCGCCCAGTTGCAGGCCCAGGTGAAGCAGACCCAGGCCAGTCAGGAGAAGCAGAGCACCCTCACCTCCGAAGTCACCACACTACGCTCCAGCTGCTCTGCTCTGGAGAAGGCCATGGTGGATCTCCAGGCCAATCTGGAGGGGAAGAATGCCAGTCTGTCCTCATTGGGCAATGACCTGCAGCTGGCTGAAGAGCAGTACCAGAGGCTCATGGTCAAAGTTGAGGAGATGCAGCAGAGCCTGAATACCAAGGACAACACAG TCTCTGAGCTGCGGCAGCAGATGGGAGGCCTACAAGCACAGCTTCAGCGGGTCCAGAGCGAGAGGAACGCTCTGCAGAGCAGACTGAAGACCTCACAGGCAGAGGTGGACTCTCTACAGCAGCTCCGCCTCTGGTACCAGCAGCAACTGACTGTGGCACAGGAGGCACGAGTGCGACTGCAGGGAGAGATGGCAAACATGCAG GCGGGTCAGATGACTCAGATCGGCGTGTTGGAAAATCTAAAGATGGAGAACGTTACTCTGTCTCATAAACTCACGGAGACGaaacatcaatcaatcaaagaGAAGGAACGGATTGCTGTGCAGCTACAGAGTATAGAG GTAGACATGTTGACTCAAGAAGCAGCCATCCATCAAATTCAGGAGGCAAAGTCAATGGTAGAGGAAGATCTTCAGCGCAAGCTAGAAGAGTTTGAAGAGGAGCGAGAGCATCTGCTCAAACTTGCCAACACGGCAACAACACTGGAGCGAGAGCTCGATCAG GTCAAACTCATTCTCTCCCAAAAAGATGCCCAGCTTGAATCGCTTCAGCGCGAGCACCTAGAGCTGATGAAGCAGCTCACCATTACTCAGGAGACCCTCCAAACCAAAGAACAGGCCCTTAATCAGCTGGAGGCACGTTACCAGGAGCTTCAGGCCCAGCTGGAGGAGCTGCAAAACGATGCCACAGCTAAAGAGGAAACCATGCAGTATCTCCAAAATGAGAAAATAGTACTGGAAGTTGCTCTGCAGGCGGCACGGGCTGATAAGAGCGAACTGGATGAAGGAGCGGAAAGGCTTGGGGAGGAAGTGCTGGTGGCGTCCGACACTCTTGACCAGCTTAGGCAGGAAGTGCAGGTTAAATCAACCCAG ATTGAAGCTCTCCAGCAAGAGAATGGCAACCTCAAAAAACAAGCACAGAAACTAAAAGAGCAGTTCATGCAGCAGAAG GTAATGGTTGAAGCTTACAGGAGAGATGCCAGCTCCAAAGACCAGTTGATCTCGGAGTTGAAGGCTTCTAAAAAGCGACTGGTGGCGGAGGTGAAGGACCTGAAGCAGGAGCTGTTAAAAATGGAGGGAGAAAAGAAGAGCGCAGAACAGGAACAGGCTCGCCTGCAGAAGGAGGTGGAGAGAGTCCAGCAGCAAATGAACGGTCTGGAAGCCCATTTACAATCtgtacagacagagagagaccaACTTGACTCTCAGCTGCAG TCCCTTCAGTTTGACCAGAACCAGCTGGCGGCTGTGACCGAGGAGAATGAAAATCTGAGAAAGAGGATCGAACAAATGCAGGATGAAGCCAGAAA GGCTATCTCGGAGCAGAAGGTGAAGATGAAGCGTATAGGCACAGATTTGACCAGTGCACAGAAGGAGATGAAGGCCAAGCATAAGGCCTATGAGAACGCAGTTGGCATTCTGAGCCGCAGGCTGCAGGAAGCCCTCACCGCCAAAGAGACAGCTGAAGCTGAACTTGACAAACTCAGAGCCCAGGTTTCAGAGGGTGGAAACAGCCAAGAACTTCAG GCCAAGCTAGAGTCCCTGCAGGGAGAACTGAAGGCAGTGAGCCAGAGTAAAGCCATGCTGGAGAAAGAGCTACAGGAGGTCATCACCCTCACTAGCACGGAGCTGGAGGAATATCAGGAGAAAGTGCTGGAACTGGAAGACGAG CTTCAGGAGTCAAGAAATTTTAAGAAGAGAATTCGTCGCCTGGAGGATGCCAATAAAAAGCTCGCACTTGAGCTAGAGCATGAGAAAGGGAAGCTCTCTGGGCTTGGGAAATCCCACAGTGCATTGCGGGAACATGCCAATATTCTTGAGGCTGCATTGGCAAAGAGAGAAGCAGATCTGGTCCAGCTCAACTTACAG GTTCAGGCAGTGTTAAAGCGTAAAGAAGAAGAGGACCAGCAGATGAGGCAGTTGGTGCAGACGCTTCAGGCTGCtctggagaaagagaaaataaaagtcaaGGATCTGACGGAGCAG GTGGCGGAGGCCAAGCTGGAGGCAGCCCATAACCGCAGGCATTACAGAGCGGCCATGCTGGAACTCGGCGAGATCAAGAAAGACCTGCAGTCCAAAGAAGAGCTCATCAAAACCCTGCAGAAAGAGGCTAAAACACTTGC GGCTCAAGATGAGAAGCACTCCGAAGAGGTTTCTCATTTCCAGGAGGAATTAGCCGATGCTCACTCTCAACTCCAGATCCTTCAAAAACAGCTTGACGATGAGCTCAGCAAACAGCCTCTCACTAACCAAGAG GTGGAGGATCTGAAGTGGGAGGTGGAGCAGAGGCAGCGGGACATCGAGACACAGAAACAGCAGCTGGACATGGTGGAACAGTGTCACCAGAGAGAGATGGACACCCTGCAGGACACTCTACAG AGGATAAAGGTGGAGCTGGAGATGGTTCAGGAAGAGCTCAATGGCACGCGGAAGGATAAATTCAAGCTGCAG
- the ranbp1 gene encoding ran-specific GTPase-activating protein, with amino-acid sequence MADPKEAQDDHEASTENVEDSNHDPHFEPIVSLPEQDVKTLEEDEEELFKMRAKLYRFASENDPPEWKERGTGDVKLLRHKEKGSIRLLMRRDRTLKICANHHIMPLMELKPNAGSDRAWVWNTHADFADEKPKPELLAIRFLNAENAQKFKMKFDECKEEVRKSLEGSMNSANKVAEKLEELSVNEDKTKSSGDKKEEAKEEKKEEKAAEEEKK; translated from the exons ATGGCTGACCCAAAG GAGGCACAAGATGATCACGAGGCGTCCACAGAAAATGTTGAGGACTCCAACCACGACCCTCATTTTGAACCCATCGTCTCGCTGCCTGAGCAGGATGTCAAGACCCTAGAGGAAGACGAGGAAGAGCTTTTCAAGAT GAGGGCAAAGCTGTACCGTTTCGCCAGCGAGAACGATCCCCCGGAGTGGAAGGAGCGCGGGACGGGTGACGTCAAACTCCTGCGACACAAAGAGAAGGGTTCCATCCGCCTTCTCATGAGGAGAGACCGTACCCTCAAAATCTGTGCCAACCATCACA TTATGCCGTTGATGGAGCTGAAGCCCAATGCAGGCAGTGACCGGGCCTGGGTGTGGAATACACATGCTGACTTTGCAGATGAGAAACCCAAACCAGAGCTGCTGGCCATTCGATTCCTCAATGCAGAGA ATGCACAGAAGTTCAAGATGAAGTTCGATGAATGCAAAGAAGAGGTCAGAAAGTCCCTAGAAG GTAGCATGAACAGTGCTAACAAAGTGGCGGAGAAGCTGGAGGAGCTGTCTGTGAATGAGGACAAGACAAAGAGTTCAGGAGACAAGAAAGAAGAGGCgaaggaagagaagaaagaggagaaggctgctgaggaggagaagaaatgA
- the LOC122345133 gene encoding protein FAM214B, with translation MRHIHVELARKEPAVELPAQDGDLPLPSTRSESPESEVRRVVPRPFGEEEIRLQKVYQLSILSQRGGFGESQETLRPVRVGMKRSLEGTPVPVAHKRLFQQDGDDDDDESDGEVLCGSGVEPLFSSSLLEHRDSEIPKSPPLSPSHPPIPGRRPAQHNHDRPIPDAFAPLSPKSPPMVDPQGPHSTWGHCEGSPPTLTPRTEASTARNISAGCNDETRDEGHNSVDVKGMLCATESSWAPVPFSTPAEAVEWGATFESSPPPAEMKTSSSSSNGLSSLEKTPVEANGLVSGASNSCPAKKRLLSSSDTGESCSEDEGPSTSKRSRLALLAPGLGLASCRSTDAKGAPFWNHLLPSARELTKTATDCSRSGRRLKVGSRLKSRQLRSGRRTDTSRSCSSISSLSSISRPLLGNFEESILKGRFTPSGRIEGFTAEIGASGSYCPQHATLPVQVTYYDTSEHSAPSPFLGVILLEPLGKKGYSVPKAGTIQVTLFNPNKTVVKMFLVTYNFGDMPVNHMTFLRHRIFLVPVDEAEGSGEGQEGSTSDRKKILCYLIHLRFQSSKSGKIYLHNDIRLLFSRKSIEVDTGIPYELKSFTEVPRNPKYSPRV, from the exons ATGCGTCACATCCACGTGGAACTGGCTCGTAAAGAGCCGGCCGTTGAGCTTCCAGCCCAGGACGGGGATCTACCTCTGCCTAGCACTCGGAGCGAGAGCCCTGAATCTGAAGTACGGCGAGTCGTTCCCAGACCTTTCGGAGAAGAAGAGATCAGGCTACAGAAGGTCTACCAGCTATCCATCCTCTCCCAAAGAGGTGGTTTCGGGGAAAGTCAAGAGACTCTTCGGCCTGTCCGAGTAGGTATGAAACGTAGCCTGGAGGGGACGCCGGTCCCTGTCGCCCATAAGCGTCTTTTCCAACAGGACGGGGATGACGACGACGATGAGTCCGATGGGGAGGTGTTGTGTGGCTCTGGGGTGGAACCACTTTTTTCCAGCTCGCTCCTTGAGCACAGAGACTCAGAAATCCCTAAGTCGCCTCCCCTTTCCCCTTCACATCCACCGATTCCTGGTCGACGGCCAGCCCAGCACAACCACGACAGGCCCATCCCGGATGCCTTCGCCCCCCTGTCCCCAAAATCTCCTCCTATGGTGGACCCACAGGGCCCTCACTCCACCTGGGGCCACTGCGAGGGAAGCCCTCCCACTCTGACTCCCAGAACCGAGGCCTCCACAGCAAGAAACATCTCAGCTGGCTGCAACGATGAGACAAGGGATGAAGGCCATAACTCTGTCGACGTCAAGGGCATGTTGTGCGCCACAGAGAGCAGTTGGGCACCTGTCCCGTTTTCAACACCAGCTGAAGCTGTCGAATGGGGGGCGACTTTCGAATCTTCTCCTCCACCAGCAGAGATGAagacctcctcctcctcctctaaTGGACTGAGCTCTCTTGAGAAAACACCAGTGGAAGCGAATGGCCTGGTATCAGGAGCATCCAATTCCTGTCCAGCGAAGAAAAGACTTCTCTCCTCCAGCGATACAGGAGAGTCCTGCTCGGAGGATGAGGGTCCATCTACATCAAAGCGTAGTCGGCTGGCGCTGTTGGCACCGGGGCTCGGATTAGCATCCTGCCGCAGCACTGATGCCAAGGGTGCGCCCTTCTGGAACCATCTACTGCCCTCAGCAAGGGAGCTTACCAAG actgcTACAGACTGTTCACGATCAGGGAGAAGGCTCAAAGTGGGGAGTCGACTCAAATC tcGACAGTTACGCAGTGGACGCCGAACAGACACCAGTCGCTCCTGTAGTTCAATCTCCTCTTTATCCTCCATTAGCAGACCTCTTCTTGGCAACTTTGAG GAGTCGATTCTGAAGGGTCGTTTTACTCCATCTGGGCGGATAGAGGGCTTCACAGCAGAGATCGGGGCTAGCGGCTCCTATTGCCCGCAGCATGCCACCTTACCTGTGCAAGTGACTTATTATGACACCTCAGAGCACAGCGCCCCTTCTCCCTTCCTG GGGGTGATCTTGCTAGAACCACTTGGAAAAAAAGGATACAGCGTACCCAAAGCAGGGACCATTCAAGTG ACCTTATTTAACCCCAATAAGACTgtggttaaaatgtttttggtgaCATATAATTTTGGGGACATGCCTGTCAATCACATGACCTTCTTGCGCCATCGTATCTTCCTGGTCCCTGTGGATGAGGCGGAGGGGTCAGGGGAGGGGCAGGAGGGCTCAACGTCTGACAGGAAGAAGATTCTCTGTTACTTGATACACCTCAG ATTCCAGAGTTCCAAATCTGGGAAAATCTACTTGCACAATGATATCCGGCTGCTATTCTCCCGCAAGTCCATCGAGGTGGACACTGGGATTCCTTACGAGCTGAAATCTTTCACCGAGGTGCCAAGAAACCCCAAATACTCCCCCAGAGTGTGA